The DNA sequence TATCACACCTGAAGCTAAAATCGGTCGGAGCGATGAGCTTACTGATTAGATAAGCGATTTCGCTGTCCGATGTTATTTGCCAAACCGCGATAGTGCCTGCATTTCCGGCTCACGGTCAGCGATTAATTCGGTCAGGACGTAAAAAATCGCATCAGCGGGCGGCGGACAGCCGGGAAGATGGTAGTCGACTTTAACAACGTCGTGTACACAAACCACCCGCTCTAACAGAATCGGTAACCGTTCGGTCGGAATCTGCGGTTTCAAGCCGACATTGTCGATGTATGATCGATTATACGTTGCTTCGGTACCGTGAAGATTCCGCATCGCCGGAACATTGCCGGTAACGGCACAATCG is a window from the bacterium genome containing:
- a CDS encoding NADP oxidoreductase, which produces MSSKKRLATIWLDGCSGCHMSFLDIDERILQLAELADIVYSPLVDTKHMPDAIDIAMVEGSVSTNEDMEKIQKIRARTKILVAFGDCAVTGNVPAMRNLHGTEATYNRSYIDNVGLKPQIPTERLPILLERVVCVHDVVKVDYHLPGCPPPADAIFYVLTELIADREPEMQALSRFGK